A region from the Lolium perenne isolate Kyuss_39 chromosome 4, Kyuss_2.0, whole genome shotgun sequence genome encodes:
- the LOC127293923 gene encoding probable beta-D-xylosidase 7, translating to MAALSCRDAGAVAQTLLLLLLTAPSLLVAVARAADPPFSCGPSATTQGGGFCDAARPAAERAADLVSRLTLAEKVSQLGDEAPGVPRLGVPPYKWWNEALHGLATSGKGLHFNGAVRRATSFPQVSLTAAAFDEDLWFRIGQAIGREGRALYNMGQAEGLTMWSPNVNIYRDPRWGRGQETPGEDPTTASRYGVAFVKGLQGNSTSLLQTSACCKHATAYDLEDWNGVARYNFNAKVTAQDLEDTYNAPFRSCVVDGGASCVMCAYTGINGVPACANADLLTKTVKGDWGLDGYIASDCDAVAIMRDAQRYAQTPEDAVALALKAGLDIDCGAYMQQHAAAAVQQGKITEEDIDKALRNLFTIRMRLGHFDGDPRSNIYGSLGAADICTPEHRSLALEAAQDGIVLLKNDAGILPLDRAAIASAAVIGPNANNAGLLIGNYFGPPCESITPLQGIQGYVKDTRFLAGCPMAACPTAATDQAATLASTSDYVFLFVGLSQQQESEGRDRTSLLLPGEQQSLITAVADAAKRPVILVLLTGGPVDVTFAQTNPKIGAILWAGYPGQAGGLAIARVLFGDHNPSGKLPVTWYPEEFTKVPMTDMRMRADPATGYPGRSYRFYQGPTVYKFGYGLSYSSYSRHLVASGARKRPPNMDLLADLNTMPTTEEGVASYHVEQIGAEGCEQLKFPAMVEVENHGPMDGKHSVLMYLRWPNATAGRPGRQLVGFRRQHLKVGEKARLKFDINPCEHLSRVREDGNKVIDRGSHFLMVDKHEMEIRFEA from the exons ATGGCCGCCTTGTCCTGCCGCGACGCCGGCGCGGTGGCACAGAcgctgctgcttctgcttctgaCGGCGCCGTCGTTGCTGGTGGCAGTTGCCCGGGCCGCTGACCCGCCGTTCTCGTGCGGGCCGTCCGCCACGACGCAGGGGGGCGGTTTCTGCGACGCGGCGCGCCCGGCGGCAGAGCGGGCGGCGGACCTGGTGTCGCGGCTAACGCTGGCGGAGAAGGTGTCGCAGCTCGGGGACGAGGCCCCCGGCGTGCCCCGGCTGGGCGTGCCGCCCTACAAGTGGTGGAACGAGGCGCTGCACGGGCTGGCCACCTCCGGCAAGGGCCTCCACTTCAACGGCGCCGTCCGCCGCGCCACCAGCTTCCCGCAGGTCAGCCTCACAGCCGCCGCCTTCGACGAGGACCTCTGGTTCCGCATCGGCCAG GCGATCGGCAGGGAGGGGAGGGCGCTGTACAACATGGGCCAGGCGGAGGGCCTGACAATGTGGTCCCCGAACGTGAACATCTACCGCGACCCTAGATGGGGCCGCGGGCAGGAGACCCCCGGCGAGGACCCCACGACCGCAAGCCGCTACGGCGTGGCGTTCGTGAAGGGCCTGCAGGGGAACTCGACGTCACTGCTCCAGACGTCGGCCTGCTGCAAGCACGCGACGGCGTATGACCTGGAGGACTGGAACGGTGTGGCCCGCTACAACTTCAACGCCAAGGTGACGGCACAAGACCTGGAGGACACCTACAATGCGCCGTTCAGGAGCTGCGTGGTCGATGGCGGCGCCAGCTGCGTCATGTGCGCCTACACCGGCATCAACGGCGTCCCCGCCTGCGCCAACGCCGACCTGCTCACCAAGACCGTCAAGGGGGACTGGGGCCTAGACGG ATACATCGCTTCCGACTGTGACGCCGTGGCCATCATGCGTGACGCGCAGAGGTATGCGCAGACGCCAGAGGACGCCGTGGCACTAGCGCTCAAGGCTG GGCTGGACATCGACTGCGGTGCCTACATGCAGCAGCACGCGGCGGCCGCGGTCCAGCAGGGGAAGATCACGGAGGAGGACATCGACAAGGCGCTCAGGAACCTTTTCACCATCCGGATGCGCCTGGGCCACTTCGACGGTGACCCCAGGAGCAACATTTACGGATCCCTCGGCGCCGCCGACATCTGCACCCCCGAGCACAGGAGCCTCGCCCTCGAAGCCGCCCAGGACGGCATCGTCCTCCTCAAGAACGACGCAGGCATCCTCCCGCTCGACCGGGCGGCCATTGCATCCGCCGCTGTCATCGGCCCCAACGCCAACAACGCCGGCCTGCTCATAGGCAACTACTTCGGCCCGCCGTGCGAGTCCATCACCCCGCTGCAAGGGATCCAGGGGTACGTCAAGGACACAAGGTTCCTCGCCGGGTGTCCCATGGCGGCCTGTCCCACGGCCGCGACGGACCAGGCAGCCACGCTGGCGAGCACATCAGACTACGTGTTCCTCTTCGTGGGGCTGAGCCAGCAGCAGGAGAGCGAAGGACGCGACAGGACCAGCCTGCTGCTCCCCGGGGAGCAGCAGAGCCTCATCACCGCCGTGGCCGACGCGGCCAAGAGGCCCGTCATCCTGGTGCTCCTCACGGGCGGGCCAGTGGACGTGACGTTCGCGCAGACTAACCCCAAGATCGGCGCCATCCTGTGGGCAGGGTACCCTGGCCAGGCCGGCGGGCTCGCCATCGCCAGGGTGCTCTTTGGCGACCACAACCCCAGCGGGAAGCTGCCGGTGACCTGGTACCCGGAGGAGTTCACCAAGGTGCCCATGACGGATATGCGGATGCGTGCCGACCCGGCCACCGGCTACCCCGGCCGGAGCTACCGCTTCTACCAGGGACCAACTGTCTACAAATTTGGCTACGGCCTCAGCTACTCCAGCTACTCTCGCCACTTAGTCGCATCTGGCGCCAGAAAGCGGCCACCCAACATGGACTTGCTGGCAGACCTGAACACGATGCCAACCACGGAAGAAGGCGTCGCGAGCTACCATGTGGAACAGATTGGCGCTGAAGGGTGCGAGCAGCTCAAGTTCCCGGCCATGGTAGAGGTAGAAAACCACGGCCCCATGGACGGCAAGCACTCAGTGCTCATGTACCTCCGGTGGCCCAACGCAACGGCTGGACGGCCTGGAAGGCAGCTGGTGGGGTTCAGGAGACAGCATCTCAAGGTAGGGGAGAAGGCCAGACTCAAGTTTGACATCAACCCGTGTGAGCATTTGAGCAGAGTAAGGGAGGATGGCAACAAGGTCATAGACAGAGGTTCTCATTTCCTCATGGTTGACAAGCATGAGATGGAGATCAGATTTGAGGCCTGA
- the LOC127293924 gene encoding uncharacterized protein — translation MGSAVLPTLRRKREVDTAIRDTLDKVLVLRFGRAADAACLQLDDVLAKSSWDISKFATIALVDMDSEEIQVYVDYFDITLVPATIFFFNAHHMKMDSGTPDHTKWIGSFSSKQDFIDVVEAVFRGAMKGKLIVSCPLPPERIPRFQLLFKDV, via the exons ATGGGGTCGGCGGTGTTACCGACGCTGCGGCGGAAGCGGGAGGTGGACACCGCCATTCGCGACACCCTCGACAAGGTCCTCGTCCTCCGATTCGGCCGCGCCGCCGACGCCGCCTGCCTCCAGCTCGACGACGTC CTTGCAAAATCTTCTTGGGATATATCCAAGTTTGCAACGATAGCGTTGGTCGACATGGATTCTGAGGAGATTCAAGTGTACGTTGACTATTTTGATATCACGTTGGTTCCAGCAACCATTTTCTTCTTCAATGCTCATCATATGAAGATGGATTCAGG GACACCTGATCACACAAAATGGATAGGCTCTTTCAGCAGCAAGCAAGACTTCATTGATGTAGTGGAG GCAGTATTTAGGGGTGCGATGAAAGGCAAACTGATAGTGTCCTGCCCACTTCCACCAGAGAGGATACCTAGATTCCAACTTCTTTTCAAGGATGTCTGA
- the LOC139830913 gene encoding uncharacterized protein → MIKDLLRIGSQFVGYREYANRAEEKLAEANERADALSRKLEQSEAARKKADLAASKAKTEADEAKAKAAGVEELQKKLKDATAALDEHKAAQASREEGILKRLKTQSRRTFVQTNQDFDLTNPVDDPVLDALSYLELHGSEIREGVSNANAVLSALFPYFFPKKEEPATFLNLAKMFNTPEDLGLKMRQENMKVAVENTVALVADSRQTIDWTKVGDTEQIEQSRWKSLIKAAKPNTKKILAYLGIKPASTPSSSRPEV, encoded by the exons atgatcaaggatcttctccgcatcggttcccaatttgttgggtaccgtgaatatgctaatagagccgaag agaaacttgcagaggctaacgaacgcgccgacgcactttctcgaaaacttgagcaaagtgaggcggctcgcaagaaagcggacctcgctgctagcaaagccaagaccgaagctgatgaagccaaggcgaaagctgctggtgtcgaggaactgcagaaaaagcttaaggatgctacagctgctttagatgagcacaaagctgcgcaagcttctcgtgaagaaggaatcctcaagcgcctgaagactcagagtcgccgtactttcg tccaaacaaaccaggattttgacctgacgaatcctgtcgatgatccggtccttgacgcactttcctatctggagcttcatgggtccgagattcgtgaaggtgtatcgaacgctaacgcagtattgtcggcattgttcccctacttcttcccgaagaaggaggagcctgcgactttcctcaaccttgccaagatgttcaatacaccggaagaccttggactgaagatgcgccaagagaatatgaaggttgccgttgaaaacactgtcgccttggttgctgacagtcgacagactatcgactggacgaaagttggcgacaccgagcaaatagaacaatcaaggtggaagtcgctgatcaaggcagccaagcccaacacgaagaagatcttggcctatctcgggattaagccagcgtcgactcctagctcgtcaaggccggaggtctag